Below is a genomic region from Persicimonas caeni.
CGACGTGGATGCACGCCGCCTTCGCCGCGCTCGCCGTGCTGTCGTTTCTGGTGGCCATCGGCCTGTTCTACCGGTTCGCCATCGTCGGGTTCTTCGTGTTGTTCACCTACGTCGAGCTCATCGACGTGGCCAACTATCTGAACCATTACTACCTGGTCAGCCTGCTGGCGCTGCTTCTGTGCTTTTTGCCTGCCAACGCCGCCTGGTCGGTCGACGCCAAGCTGTGGCCGCGGGTGCGCCGCGCCAAGATCCCGGCCTTTTACGTCTGGCTGCTCCGCTTCCAGGTGGGCACGGTCTACTTTTATGCGGGCGTGGCCAAGATCGGCACTGACTGGCTCATTCACGGTCAGCCGCTCAATATCTGGCTGAGCTCGCGCGTCGACACGCCCGTCATCGGTCCCTTTTTGGACATCTGGTGGATCGCCGTGGCGATGGGCTGGGCGGGCATGCTCCACGACCTGCTGATGCCCTTTTTGCTGCTGTCGAAGAAGACGCGTCCCTACGCCTACGCCGTGCTCGTGGTCTTCCACGTGGCCACCGGCTACTTCTTTCGCATCGGCATGTTCCCGCTGATCATGATGGTCTCGGCGTCGATCTTCTTTCCGCCCGACTGGCCCAAGCGCTGGGTGCCCGAGAGGTTGTGGCCCGCGCCCGGGCAGTCGCAGGAGAGCCGCCGCTGGCAGACCCCGGCGATGGCCCTGGCGCTCGCCTTTTGCCTCTTGCAGGTGGCCATGCCGCTTCGCTTTCTGGCGTACCCGGGCAACGTCTTGTGGAGCGAGCAGGGTATGCGCTGGTCGTGGAAGGTGATGCTGCGCGAGAAGAACGGCGCGGTGACCTTTTTGGTCGACGTCGCCGGCCGCGAGCGCGCCTACCGCGTCTCGCCGTCGCGCTACCTGTCGTCGCACCAGGAGCGCGAGATGTCCGGCCAACCCGACCTCATCTTGCAACTCGCCCACCACATCGGCGAGGAGTACCGAAGCAAGGGCTTCGAGGACGTCGAGGTGCGCGTCGACGCCCTCGTCTCCCTCAACGGGCGCAAGCCTCAGGCAATGATCGACCCGACCGTCGATCTCATGACCGTCGACGACGGCGTCGCCCCCGCCCACTGGATTTTACCCGGCCCGACGCAACCGCCGCCGCGGTTGGGCCGGATGACGATGGGTCAGTAGCGGAGCGGGGGCTTGCCCCCAGCGGAGCCAGCGCCCGTGCAGCCCCGAGGCTCGCCTCGGGGTGAACCGTGCGCCACCTGAACAAAGCTCAATTGTAGAAGTTTCGTCCAAACCGGAAGCAGTCCCATGAACGCAACGCAGTACCGACGCATTCTCTCCATCGCTCTTCTGGCCGGCTCGCTGGCCGCTCCTGCCGGTCTTGTCGCCCAGGAGGCGTCCGACGAGGCGGGCGAAGAAGACGTCTTCATCGTCGTTCCCGAGGAGGGCGAGGAAGGTGAGGAAGTCGACGACGATGAGGACGCCGGTCTGGCCGACGAGGCCGAAGAGGAGTCGCGCGAGGTGCTCGTCGAAGAGGTCGACGACGACGCGGTGCGCCTCGAAGACGTCGAGGTGCGCGCCGAGCGCATCCAGAACGTCGGCGGCGTCGCCCACGAGCTCGACGAAGAGGAACTCGAGCGCCTCGAGTACGACGACCCCCACGCCGTGCTCCTGCAGGTGCCCGGCGTGTACGTGCGCCCCGAAGAGGGCTTCGGGCTGCGCCCCAATATCGGCATGCGCGGCGCCAACGCCGAGCGCAGCAAGAAGGTCGCGCTCATGGAGGACGGCGTGCTCTTCGGCCCCGCCCCCTATGCGGCGCCCGCGGCCTACTACTTTCCGATCATCAACCGCATGGTCGGCGTCGAGGTCTTCAAGGGCCCGGCGGCCATCCAATACGGCCCGAACACCATCGGCGGGGCGATCAACTGGCAGACGCGCGACATCCCGCGCGACGGCCAGACGGGCGGCATCGACGTCAACGCCGGCAGCTACTTCACCGGCAAGGCCCACGGCTACTACGGGGCGAGCAGCGACTGGGGCGGCTTCCTTCTCGAGGGCGTCCACTGGCAATCAGACGGCTTCAAAGAGCTCGACGGCGGCGGCGACACCGGATTCAACCGCCAGGAGATCATGGCCAAGGGCAGCCTGAACACCGACCGCAGCAAGTCGGTGGTCCACGAGCTCACCCTCAAGGCGGGCTACTCGCGCGAGCACTCCAACGAGACCTACCTGGGGCTGACCGACGAGGACTTCGAGGCCAACCCGCTGCGCCGCTACCCCGCAAGCCAGCTCGACGAGATGGACTGGGACCGCACCCAGCTCGAGCTTCGCTACCGGCTGGCCGTCGACACGAGCTTCGACGTCGACGTCGCCGCCTACCGCCACGACTTCCAGCGCACCTGGTTCAAGCTCAACGGCTTCGTCGACCCCACGCCGCTCCAAGAGATCTTGGACAGCCCCGACAGCGGCCGCCGCGCAGTGCTCTACGACGTGCTCACCGGCCGGCAAGACTCGACGGTCGAAGGCGAGACCCTGTTGGTCGGCGCCAACGCCCGTGAGTTCGTCTCCCAGGGCATCCAGGCCATCGCCCAGCACCGAAGCTACGGCGACGGCTGGTACAACCAGCTCGAGACCGGCGTGCGCCTGCACAACGACTGGATCGAGCGCAACCACACCGAAGACCAGTTTTTGATGCGCTCGGGCGACCTCGTCTCCAACGACGCGCCCACCGCCACGACCACCCGAAACCGCGGCGAGGCGCTCGCCCTGGCGGCGCACGTGCTCGACGAGTTCTTCATCGCCGACTTCACGTTTACCCCCGGGCTTCGCTTCGAGTATATCCTGACCGACTTCACCAATCGGCTGACCGACGAGACGACCGACAACACCCAGTCGATCCTCATCCCGGGCCTGGGCGTCCACTACGCGCTCACCGAAAAACTCGGCGTCCTCGCCGGCGCCTACCGCGGCTTCAGCCCCGTCTCGCCGGGCCAGCCCGACGGCGTCGAGCCCGAAACCAGCGTCAACTACGAAGCCGGCGTGCGCTTCGCCGACGAGAAGACCGGCACCTTGCTCGAAGCCATCGGCTTCTTCAACGACTACGGCAACCTCATCGGCGAGTGCTCCTTTTCGGTCGGCTGCGACGAGCAGCTCGTCGACCGCCAGTTCAACGCCGGCGACGTCCACGTCTGGGGCGCCGAACTCGTCGCCGCGCACACCTTCGCGCTGGGCGGCGACTGGTTCCTTCCCGGCCGCCTCGCCTACACCTTCACCGAATCGGACTTCCAGACGAGCTTCACCTCCGGCAACCCGCAATTCGGCGAGGTCGAGGAGGGCGACGAGCTCCCCTACGTCCCCACCCACCAGGCCTCGGTGCAACTGGGCGTGACCGACCAGACCTTCGCGCTCAACACCCGGCTGACCTACGTCGGCCAGATGCTCGAAGAGGCCGGCAAGGCCGACGACGAGGACGTGCGCACCACCGAGCGCTACGCGCTGATCGACCTCTTGGCGAGCTACGAATTCTTCGACGGCTTCAAAGCCTACGGCAAGGTGAGCAACGTGCTGGGCACCCAGGCCATCGCCTCGCGCCGCCCCTACGGCGCGCGGCCCCTGGCGCCCTTTATGGCGCGGTTGGGCTTGAAGTATGACTTCGAGTGAGGGTGGTGTTGCGGAGAGGAAGGCGTAGCTTGTTGGCGCCCCCCATCCGCCCTTCGCTTCGCTACGGGCACCTTCCCCCAGGGGAAGGGCTGCCTTAGCTCACTTGGACTACGTAGCTTTTCGCAGGGTCATCCCTTCCCCTGGGGGAAGGTGGCTCGAGCGCGGTTTAGCTCGAGTCGGATGGGGGCACCGCAAAGCAAGGAGTCGCAACTCGCAACCGCACCGAGACCACGGGCAAAGCGGTTGCCCGCACCCGTCCAGTGCAGTAAAACTACCGGGCGCCTGAACAAAACCGAGGATGCCCGTGAAGCTTATCCGCCAAACCAAGCTGCACTATCGCAGCGGTAAGTCCGACAAGGTCTACGAGGTCGATCTGTGCGAGGCCGGCGACGGCGAGTTCGTCGTCAATTTTCGCTACGGTCGCCGCGGGACGACTCTTCGAGAGGGCACGAAGACGCCCTTTCCCGAGTCGCGCGCCAAGGCCGACCAGATCTTCGACGACCTCGTCGCCAGCAAAGTCAAGAAGGGCTACAAGTACACCTCGGAGTCGAGTTCGCTCTCGGAGGTGCCTTCCTCGCCGCGAGAGACCGCGGCCGATACCACCGAAAATGATCCACGTGTAACAGCGACCCTGCGGCGCATCCAGCGCGCGGCGCGCGGCGAGCCGGCGCAGTCGGATTGGAAGCTGTCGCGGGCGATTTGGACCGCCGGGGCCTGGAAGCTCTCGCAGGCCGCCGACGCCATCGCGCAACTCGCGATGCAGTCCGACGACCACTTTTTGGTGTGGTCGAGCGTCTGGGCGCTGGGGCGTTGTGGCACCGGCGAGCATGTCCAGGCGCTCGATGTCATCGAGGGGCGCGAGTCGGCGAGTGCGTCGCTTCGGAGCCTGGCGCGTGTGGCCAAGATGATGCTCGCCGACGACGCGCAGCGCCAACGATTCGCCGACGCCGAGCTCGCCAAGCTTCCCGGGCCGGCGCGTGCCGGGATCCTCGCCGAGGATAAGGCCGAGCTCTTCGAGGCGTTGCTGGCGTATCTTCGCAACGATGACGCCGACAAAGACCTGGGCTCGCAGCTCTTCGCCGTGGCGATGGACCGTCCTTGGGTGCGCGAGGCGATTCACGAGCTCGTCTGCGAGCTCGCGCCCAACGAGCGTTCGATGGCCTTTTTGCGGCGCACGCTCAAAGCCGCCGAGATGGTCATGGACGCCGAGCTGTACGGCGCGCTCGTCAAGAAGTTCGAGACCTCGCCGGGGCGCGGCTCGGCGCGTTGGAATTGGCGAAAGAGTGCGTGGGGCAGGGCGCCGGCGTTTTCGTCGAAGACCAAGGCCTACTTCCAGCGCCGCTTCGTGCGCCACCTTCGCCGCCTCGGCGAGAGCGGGCGGCCCGAGTTGTTCATCCCGTTGGCGACCGGCGTGTTGCTCTCGAACGACGACCAGATCCAGCAGCCGAGCGAGGACCAACGGGTCGACTGGCGTTGGGACTGGGACGCGCGTCGGTACCAGCGCATCGAACAGTACGCGCCGCGCTACTCGAAGCATCACTGCTTTATTTGGCTGCTTCGCGGCGAAGGTCAGTCGCTGCACCGGCCGGGCGGGGCGCTTCGTTGGTGGTATCGCGACGGCGCCGAGCGCGGGCATGCCGCGCGACGCGAGGAGCCTTTTGGAGAGCTGTGGGACCAGGCGCCCGACGCCATCTTGCACCTGATGCGCCACGCGCGCTCCGAAGAGGTGCAGCGCTTTGCGGTGCGCGTGTTTCGCGCCAACCCGGCCTTCGAGGGCGAGGTCGACAACGCGCTGCTCGGTGACCTGCTGCAGAGTTGGTGCGATGCGACCGCCGAGCTCGCCCTCGAGCTGGCGAAGGTGCGCTGGGACCCGAATAACCCCGACGGCTTGCTCCTGCTCGCCGTGCTTCGCTCGAAGCTCGCCGAGGCGCGCACACTCGGTCTGCAGTGGCTCGACCGCACGCAGCACACGCTGGGCAAGGACGCTTCCTTTTTGGCGGGGCTGGCTTTCCTCCAGCATGACGACGTTCGGGAGCGCGCTCGAAGCTTTGCCAAGACGCTCTATCTCGGCCGCGACGAGCAGAAGCGCGTGGTCGGGTTGGTGGTCTCGGCGTTGGTGAGCATGACCGATCCCGACGACGAGAGCGTCGCTGCGCATGCGGCCGACTTCGTGCTCCTCATCGCCGGCGACGTCTTGTCCGAGGTGGCCGGCGACCACGTGGCCGAGCTGCTCGCCCATCCCCTCGAGGGATGCCAGCAGCTCGGCGTGAGGGCGCTGCTCGGGCGAAGCTCGCTCAATGGGCTACCCGACGCGCTGCTCCTGGCGCCGCTCTCGTCGGAGTACGGCTCGGTGCGACGCTTGGGCATGCAGCTGTTACAGCGGCTGAGCGACCTGCAGCTCGCCGAGCGCGCCGACCTCATCGCCGGCTTCGGAACCTCCGAGTACCCCGAGCTTCGCCAAGAGGCGCGTCCGCTCATCGAGCGACTCGTCGCCAAAGACGCCGAGTTGGGGCGCGACCTCGTCGAGCGCTGGTACCCGCTGTTGCTCCGCGAGGAGCAGTTCGAGGGGCTCCACGGCCAGCTCTACGAGCTGTTGACCGACCCATTGGGGGACTACCTCGACGCGATCCCCGACGGCTCGTTCCGGCGCATGCTCACGTTGAAGTACGCCCACGCGCAGCTGCTCGGCTTCGAGCTTCTGAAGCGAGAGGTTCGCCTCGTAGACGAGCCGCTCGACACGCTCATCGAGTGGGCGAGTCACGAGTTGCTGGTGTTGCGCGAAGCCGTGCGCGCACACTTCGCGCGTTTCCCGCAGCGCCTTCGCTCGAACCCGGGCGCGATGATGCCGATGCTCGAGACGAACTGGGACGACACGCGCGAGTGGGCGTTCGAGTTCTGTCGAGACGAGATTCCCGAGGAGGCGTGGGACCCCGAGGCGCTGGTCGCCATCTGCGACAGCGTGGACGAGCGCGTCCAGAGCTTCGGGCGCGAGATGATCACCCGCAGGTTTCGCGCCGAGCACGGCCACCTCTACCTGCAGCGGCTCAGCGAGCACCCCACCGTCGAGCTGCAGATCTTTGCGACCAACTACCTGACGCGCTTTGCCGCCGACGACCCCGAGGCGCTCCAGAGCCTCGACCACTACTTTCGCGCGGTGCTGTCGAAGATCGGCGCGGGACGTGTGGCCAAAGATCGCGTGCTCGCGTTTTTGGAGGCCGAGGCGGCCAAGGATGTCGAAGCGGCGCGCTACGTCGAGGGGTTGCTGCGCCGGCAGGTGGCCACGGTGTCCGTGACCGACAAGGCAGCGTGCATCAAGGTCTTGGCCAAGGTGCGCCGCCAGTGGCCCGAGCTCCCGAGCGCGCTGACCCGTAACGCCCCATCTGTTTACTCACCCGAGGCGAACTGAGCATGCTCTTCGAGTACAAATACAAAGGCTTCTCGGGCGTCAAGACCACGCCGAAGAAGACGGCGATGTCCTTCGTGCCCGACGCGGCGCGCTCGCCGACGTGGTTTCGCGGCACGGTGCATCAGGCGTTGCCGTTCCGTGAGGCGATCTCGGCGCTGCACGACGTGGTCGTCTCGGACCTTCGCTACACGCCCAAAGACCGCGAGGAGTACAAGCGCTGGGTCGCCGAGCAAGAGGAGGTCTGGCTGGCCGAGTACATGAGCCGGGCGGCCGACAACAAGGCGCGCATCGAGGAGATTCGCCGAGAGCTGAGCGAGGTGTATAGCCGCAAGCAACAACTCTTGAAGCCGTTCTACACCGCGCGCCAGCGCTACTTCGACTACCTGTGGAAGAATAATCGCGACTGGTGGTACGTGCTCGACCCGGTGATCACGGTGCACCCGGACGAGGTCTTCTTCGAGTGTTTCAGCGAGGACGAGTCGACCTACGCCAGGCTGTCGTGCGGCCACGAGGTGTTCACCCAGCTCGACGACTTCGCCTGCGGCACGACCAATATCGACTACTCGGCCGAGCTGTACGACGAGTTCCAAAAGATTCGCACCTACCGCGACACCGAGTTGACGGTCGACCCGCAGGGCTTCTCGGTGCAGACGGCCGAAGACGAGGCGCACCGCGAGGTCAAAATCGACCTGCCCGACTCGTGGGTGCGCGGCTTCTTGCAGGTCAGCTCCGCGATGAACCTGCCGGGCTACGACATCGACCTGCACCCGATGGACCTGCACAATATCTGCTTCAAGCTGCGCCAGCGCCGCGAGAAGGAGGGCCCGCGCTCGCTTCGCTTCCAGCTCGAGCCGGGCGAGCCGGTCTCGATCGTGTTCGACCCGTGGGGCACGGTGCTCGAGTGCCCGCGCTCGACCTATCACGGCCACAGGACCGAAGAGGTGCGTATCTGGGGCCGTCGCCGCCTGCACGT
It encodes:
- a CDS encoding TonB-dependent receptor family protein, which codes for MNATQYRRILSIALLAGSLAAPAGLVAQEASDEAGEEDVFIVVPEEGEEGEEVDDDEDAGLADEAEEESREVLVEEVDDDAVRLEDVEVRAERIQNVGGVAHELDEEELERLEYDDPHAVLLQVPGVYVRPEEGFGLRPNIGMRGANAERSKKVALMEDGVLFGPAPYAAPAAYYFPIINRMVGVEVFKGPAAIQYGPNTIGGAINWQTRDIPRDGQTGGIDVNAGSYFTGKAHGYYGASSDWGGFLLEGVHWQSDGFKELDGGGDTGFNRQEIMAKGSLNTDRSKSVVHELTLKAGYSREHSNETYLGLTDEDFEANPLRRYPASQLDEMDWDRTQLELRYRLAVDTSFDVDVAAYRHDFQRTWFKLNGFVDPTPLQEILDSPDSGRRAVLYDVLTGRQDSTVEGETLLVGANAREFVSQGIQAIAQHRSYGDGWYNQLETGVRLHNDWIERNHTEDQFLMRSGDLVSNDAPTATTTRNRGEALALAAHVLDEFFIADFTFTPGLRFEYILTDFTNRLTDETTDNTQSILIPGLGVHYALTEKLGVLAGAYRGFSPVSPGQPDGVEPETSVNYEAGVRFADEKTGTLLEAIGFFNDYGNLIGECSFSVGCDEQLVDRQFNAGDVHVWGAELVAAHTFALGGDWFLPGRLAYTFTESDFQTSFTSGNPQFGEVEEGDELPYVPTHQASVQLGVTDQTFALNTRLTYVGQMLEEAGKADDEDVRTTERYALIDLLASYEFFDGFKAYGKVSNVLGTQAIASRRPYGARPLAPFMARLGLKYDFE
- a CDS encoding SWIM zinc finger family protein; amino-acid sequence: MLFEYKYKGFSGVKTTPKKTAMSFVPDAARSPTWFRGTVHQALPFREAISALHDVVVSDLRYTPKDREEYKRWVAEQEEVWLAEYMSRAADNKARIEEIRRELSEVYSRKQQLLKPFYTARQRYFDYLWKNNRDWWYVLDPVITVHPDEVFFECFSEDESTYARLSCGHEVFTQLDDFACGTTNIDYSAELYDEFQKIRTYRDTELTVDPQGFSVQTAEDEAHREVKIDLPDSWVRGFLQVSSAMNLPGYDIDLHPMDLHNICFKLRQRREKEGPRSLRFQLEPGEPVSIVFDPWGTVLECPRSTYHGHRTEEVRIWGRRRLHVLERLIPVAKSVKLKLLGYGMPSFWLVDLGDMQFTLGLSGWTANDWSKQGNFDLLAPRADVTPDISKKVLEELDKQWVASSQTLAQSLQLPHADVLGALSAATQAGLAIYDLSKEVWRARPLSREPLPLEKLRFENEREEKAMRLIGEAQVSVERGAQARVLRGRVHGNEVRVVIDLDERMVEGECTCNFHGQNKLRKGPCEHILATRMKAKRTS
- a CDS encoding WGR domain-containing protein, with protein sequence MKLIRQTKLHYRSGKSDKVYEVDLCEAGDGEFVVNFRYGRRGTTLREGTKTPFPESRAKADQIFDDLVASKVKKGYKYTSESSSLSEVPSSPRETAADTTENDPRVTATLRRIQRAARGEPAQSDWKLSRAIWTAGAWKLSQAADAIAQLAMQSDDHFLVWSSVWALGRCGTGEHVQALDVIEGRESASASLRSLARVAKMMLADDAQRQRFADAELAKLPGPARAGILAEDKAELFEALLAYLRNDDADKDLGSQLFAVAMDRPWVREAIHELVCELAPNERSMAFLRRTLKAAEMVMDAELYGALVKKFETSPGRGSARWNWRKSAWGRAPAFSSKTKAYFQRRFVRHLRRLGESGRPELFIPLATGVLLSNDDQIQQPSEDQRVDWRWDWDARRYQRIEQYAPRYSKHHCFIWLLRGEGQSLHRPGGALRWWYRDGAERGHAARREEPFGELWDQAPDAILHLMRHARSEEVQRFAVRVFRANPAFEGEVDNALLGDLLQSWCDATAELALELAKVRWDPNNPDGLLLLAVLRSKLAEARTLGLQWLDRTQHTLGKDASFLAGLAFLQHDDVRERARSFAKTLYLGRDEQKRVVGLVVSALVSMTDPDDESVAAHAADFVLLIAGDVLSEVAGDHVAELLAHPLEGCQQLGVRALLGRSSLNGLPDALLLAPLSSEYGSVRRLGMQLLQRLSDLQLAERADLIAGFGTSEYPELRQEARPLIERLVAKDAELGRDLVERWYPLLLREEQFEGLHGQLYELLTDPLGDYLDAIPDGSFRRMLTLKYAHAQLLGFELLKREVRLVDEPLDTLIEWASHELLVLREAVRAHFARFPQRLRSNPGAMMPMLETNWDDTREWAFEFCRDEIPEEAWDPEALVAICDSVDERVQSFGREMITRRFRAEHGHLYLQRLSEHPTVELQIFATNYLTRFAADDPEALQSLDHYFRAVLSKIGAGRVAKDRVLAFLEAEAAKDVEAARYVEGLLRRQVATVSVTDKAACIKVLAKVRRQWPELPSALTRNAPSVYSPEAN
- a CDS encoding HTTM domain-containing protein — translated: MSVAPATTWLDTLRERAAEHVDVSSLAAFRVLFGLMMCFGTIRFMAYGWVDQFFAEPDFFFHFWGFEWVEVLPPTWMHAAFAALAVLSFLVAIGLFYRFAIVGFFVLFTYVELIDVANYLNHYYLVSLLALLLCFLPANAAWSVDAKLWPRVRRAKIPAFYVWLLRFQVGTVYFYAGVAKIGTDWLIHGQPLNIWLSSRVDTPVIGPFLDIWWIAVAMGWAGMLHDLLMPFLLLSKKTRPYAYAVLVVFHVATGYFFRIGMFPLIMMVSASIFFPPDWPKRWVPERLWPAPGQSQESRRWQTPAMALALAFCLLQVAMPLRFLAYPGNVLWSEQGMRWSWKVMLREKNGAVTFLVDVAGRERAYRVSPSRYLSSHQEREMSGQPDLILQLAHHIGEEYRSKGFEDVEVRVDALVSLNGRKPQAMIDPTVDLMTVDDGVAPAHWILPGPTQPPPRLGRMTMGQ